The following coding sequences are from one Tachysurus vachellii isolate PV-2020 chromosome 7, HZAU_Pvac_v1, whole genome shotgun sequence window:
- the LOC132848929 gene encoding high affinity immunoglobulin gamma Fc receptor I-like, giving the protein MILFHVCYPLDVAETVMTVSPLIWLTEGDSVTLSCEVKHSSTGWTFSWYKNVLYTDSQGSLRSRTSLLSNSSRGSGGSYTLSPVTLNHTGVYMCAAERGVFHTQNSKTQLLWITGESPPVSLIISPSRTQHFPADSLLLNCEDQSDSTRWTVRRYTHSETSLDCSSVSGSTCNIASLYTSHTGVYWCQSASGGHSNPVNITVHNGDVILDSPVHPVTEGHLMTLRCLFRNKKIPGSGVDFYKDDSILHSQTTGEMTISSVSMSDEGFYHCKHPERGESPKSWVSVRGRSHVGASMSVLRLISSLVTVSVYLLLTIILAVKCFRARVQTDEDTQNAVIEE; this is encoded by the exons ATGATTTTGTTCCATGTTTGTTATCCATTAGATGTAGCAGAGACAGTAATGACTGTGTCTCCACTGATCTGGCTGACTGAAGGAGATTCAGTGACTCTAAGCTGTGAGGTTAAACACTCCTCTACAGGCTGGACATTCAGCTGGTACAAAAATGTTCTCTACACAGACAGTCAGGGTTCCCTCAGGTCCAGAACATCACTACTTTCAAACAGCAGCAGAGGATCTGGAGGCTCCTACACTCTCAGTCCTGTTACTCTGAATCACACAGGAGTTTATATGTGCGCAGCTGAGAGAGGAGTctttcacacacagaacagcaaaACACAGCTGCTGTGGATCACTG gTGAATCTCCTCCAGTGTCTCTGATCATCAGTCCGAGCAGAACTCAACACTTTCCTGCTGACTCTCTCTTGCTGAACTGTGAAGACCAGAGTGACTCTACTAGATGGACAGTGAGgcgatacacacacagtgagacatcGCTCGATTGTTCATCAGTTTCAGGATCTACATGTAACATTGCCTCCCTCTATACATCACacactggtgtttattggtgtCAGTCTGCATCTGGAGGACACAGTAATCCTGTCAAcatcacagtgcaca ATGGTGATGTGATCCTGGACAGTCCTGTACATCCCGTGACTGAGGGACATCTTATGACTTTGCGCTGTTTATTTCGCAACAAAAAGATCCCAGGTTCTGGTGTTGATTTCTATAAAGATGATTCCATCCTTCACTCCCAGACTACAGGAGAGATGACCATCAGTAGTGTCTCAATGTCTGATGAAGGTTTCTACCACTGTAAACacccagagagaggagagtcacCGAAAAGCTGGGTTTCAGTCAGAG GACGGTCACATGTAGGAGCTTCAATGTCAGTGCTCAGACTGATCAGCAGTCTAGTGACAGTTTCTGTGTATCTGCTGCTGACCATCATTCTGGCAGTGAAATGTTTCAGAGCTCGag ttcaGACTGATGAAGACACCCAGAATGCTGTTATTGAGGagtga